A stretch of Bradyrhizobium sp. AZCC 2262 DNA encodes these proteins:
- a CDS encoding nucleotide sugar dehydrogenase: MKISVFGLGYVGAVTSGCLSTLGHSVVGVDYSEAKVALINQGKAPVIELDLDKTIGEAVGSGQLSATHDANEAILATDLSLICVGTPSRRNGDLDTSAVKSVCAEIGAALRQKSSWHSVVIRSTVLPGTIRNVVIPELEATSGKKAGVDFGVGSNPEFLREGTALSDFHAPPKTVIGAEDERTGSEIESLYSGIKAPLVRTSIEVAEMIKYSDNVWHALKVAFANEIGIICKSLDVDSHEVMDIFCKDSKLNLSGYYLKPGFSFGGSCLPKDVRALVHKARSLDLDLPLIGSILPSNEKQTTRGLDMILQLGKRPVSILGMSFKAGTDDLRESPILEVIERLLGKGYDIRIFDRNVNLSKLVGANREYLLRMIPHVSSLLVDSLDAALLHGEVVVIGNGDPEFRSIAPRIRQDQFVVDLVRIQDRGTLDGQYDGISW; the protein is encoded by the coding sequence ATGAAAATTAGCGTCTTTGGCCTTGGATATGTCGGGGCTGTAACATCGGGCTGTCTCAGCACGCTTGGTCATTCGGTTGTTGGCGTCGATTATTCGGAGGCCAAGGTTGCGCTTATAAATCAAGGTAAGGCGCCGGTAATCGAACTGGATCTGGACAAAACGATCGGCGAGGCCGTCGGCAGCGGGCAGTTGAGCGCAACTCACGACGCAAACGAAGCTATCCTCGCGACCGATTTGTCTCTCATTTGCGTCGGAACTCCGAGCAGGAGGAATGGCGATCTCGACACCAGTGCAGTGAAGTCCGTATGCGCTGAAATCGGAGCCGCGCTTCGACAGAAGTCGTCGTGGCATTCCGTAGTAATCCGGTCCACCGTTCTCCCCGGAACAATCCGTAACGTCGTCATTCCTGAACTCGAAGCGACAAGCGGGAAAAAGGCCGGCGTTGACTTCGGCGTCGGTAGCAATCCGGAGTTTTTGCGTGAGGGAACGGCCCTCAGTGATTTTCACGCCCCGCCGAAGACGGTGATAGGTGCGGAGGATGAAAGGACCGGGAGCGAGATCGAGTCCTTGTATAGCGGGATTAAGGCGCCCTTGGTCCGCACCTCGATAGAGGTCGCCGAAATGATTAAATACTCCGACAATGTTTGGCACGCCCTAAAGGTGGCATTCGCCAATGAGATCGGAATCATTTGCAAGAGCCTTGACGTTGACAGTCACGAGGTTATGGACATCTTTTGCAAGGACTCAAAATTAAATCTGTCAGGTTACTATCTTAAGCCGGGATTTTCGTTCGGAGGGTCTTGCCTGCCGAAGGATGTTCGCGCCCTGGTTCACAAGGCTCGTTCGCTCGACCTGGATCTGCCGCTCATTGGGTCCATCCTTCCTTCCAATGAAAAGCAAACGACTCGCGGCCTCGATATGATCTTGCAGCTCGGAAAGCGGCCCGTGAGCATCCTGGGTATGAGCTTTAAAGCCGGGACAGATGACCTCCGCGAGAGCCCGATATTGGAAGTAATCGAGCGCCTCCTTGGCAAGGGGTATGACATCCGTATTTTCGACCGCAACGTGAATTTGTCAAAACTTGTCGGTGCGAACAGGGAGTATTTGTTGCGGATGATTCCTCACGTCTCGTCCTTGCTGGTCGATTCCCTTGATGCAGCGCTTTTGCACGGCGAGGTCGTCGTGATCGGAAACGGCGATCCGGAATTTCGCAGCATCGCTCCGCGCATACGACAGGACCAGTTTGTTGTTGATCTGGTCCGCATCCAAGACCGTGGCACCCTCGATGGACAGTACGATGGCATTAGCTGGTGA
- a CDS encoding phosphopantetheine-binding protein, giving the protein MKILGHRIEAGEVESALRVHESIQQTCVVLETTEDGSTRLVAYYVSCDSGPTAVELQKFLAERLPQHSIPELFIRANSFPLTLDGQIDRTALPAPSIAARNDRTVGTTTAQLEQVVIAVWRRFLGTDRIGLADNFFDLGGDSLLLGRVQMSLQKELQIKLPITALFEFTTVRSLVHYLDGQISPKPFISDSQQRAQRQRAAFARQRERRLDGGS; this is encoded by the coding sequence ATGAAAATCCTGGGGCACCGCATAGAAGCTGGGGAAGTTGAATCTGCGTTGCGCGTACATGAAAGCATTCAGCAGACCTGCGTGGTGTTGGAGACCACTGAAGATGGGTCGACGCGTTTGGTCGCATACTACGTTTCTTGCGATTCTGGGCCAACGGCAGTGGAGCTGCAAAAGTTTTTAGCGGAACGGTTGCCTCAACACTCGATCCCCGAGCTGTTCATTCGAGCTAATTCGTTTCCACTGACGCTTGACGGACAAATCGACCGGACGGCATTGCCCGCGCCGAGCATCGCTGCGCGAAACGATCGGACGGTGGGAACAACGACGGCCCAATTGGAACAGGTCGTCATAGCTGTCTGGCGCAGGTTCCTCGGCACTGATCGGATTGGGCTTGCCGACAATTTTTTTGATCTCGGCGGGGACTCGCTCTTGCTTGGCCGAGTCCAGATGAGCCTGCAAAAGGAGTTGCAGATCAAACTCCCGATTACGGCATTGTTCGAGTTCACCACCGTGCGATCACTGGTTCATTATCTTGATGGTCAGATATCGCCCAAGCCATTCATTTCCGATTCGCAACAGCGCGCACAGAGGCAACGTGCGGCCTTTGCGCGCCAGCGTGAGCGCAGACTGGACGGTGGGTCATGA
- a CDS encoding glycosyltransferase family 4 protein, producing the protein MLQAPLLRVLIATPFGARQRGGIDRLTDLIVDTVENSADGRVRVDRLVTRGTGSLVWAPFVFGRALVRFWKLKRRGEVDLLHINLAAGGSAIRKAFLARFARRLGVPYVLHLHGSRFHQFWPSAGPYVRNLVDRMFAESAAIIVLGKYWSQLVTTHVPQVEKKITVLPNATAPIRLAREPAADGRVRISFLGELGQRKGTPQLVEALGRLVSRQDWTATIAGNGKVQETIARTQQLGIDDRVKVPGWLDSAAINEVLGQTDIFVLPSFAENLPMSILEAFACGIAVIATPVGAVEDVITHESNGLLVPVGDVDALASAIRRLIEDGTLREALGAAAQRDHARHYEIGAYISRLTTIWFNAADSVNRRKCA; encoded by the coding sequence ATGTTGCAGGCACCTCTGCTCCGCGTTTTGATTGCGACGCCCTTTGGTGCACGACAGAGAGGCGGAATCGACCGCCTGACGGACCTTATCGTAGATACAGTCGAAAATAGCGCGGATGGTCGAGTTCGTGTGGACCGATTGGTGACCAGGGGAACTGGCTCGCTGGTCTGGGCGCCGTTCGTGTTCGGCCGGGCACTCGTTCGGTTCTGGAAATTAAAACGACGCGGCGAAGTGGATCTGCTGCACATCAATCTGGCAGCAGGGGGAAGTGCCATTCGGAAAGCATTTCTGGCCCGCTTCGCCCGACGTCTAGGCGTGCCCTATGTATTGCACCTCCATGGTTCCAGGTTTCATCAATTCTGGCCGTCGGCGGGACCATATGTCCGCAATCTAGTTGACCGGATGTTCGCGGAAAGCGCGGCTATAATCGTGCTTGGGAAATATTGGTCCCAATTGGTTACGACCCACGTGCCGCAAGTTGAGAAAAAAATCACTGTCCTCCCGAACGCGACAGCTCCAATCCGACTCGCGCGCGAGCCCGCGGCTGACGGGCGTGTCCGGATCTCCTTTCTCGGCGAGTTGGGCCAGCGGAAGGGTACCCCTCAGCTGGTTGAGGCGCTTGGGCGCCTGGTCAGTCGTCAGGACTGGACGGCTACGATCGCGGGAAATGGCAAAGTGCAAGAGACGATCGCGCGCACACAACAACTCGGGATCGACGATCGGGTCAAAGTGCCAGGCTGGCTCGATTCCGCGGCAATCAATGAGGTGCTGGGCCAAACCGACATATTTGTCCTACCCTCATTCGCCGAGAACCTGCCGATGTCAATTCTTGAAGCATTTGCGTGCGGTATCGCCGTCATCGCAACCCCGGTGGGAGCTGTGGAAGATGTCATCACCCACGAATCCAATGGACTTCTTGTACCGGTGGGGGACGTTGATGCGCTTGCAAGCGCTATTCGTCGATTAATCGAGGATGGGACACTCCGCGAGGCGCTAGGTGCGGCTGCCCAACGCGACCATGCCAGACACTACGAAATTGGAGCATACATATCGCGGCTGACCACGATCTGGTTCAATGCGGCGGACAGCGTGAATCGCAGGAAATGTGCGTGA
- a CDS encoding glycosyltransferase family 4 protein: protein MALAGEIALTGASSRARRILIIVENLPVPFDRRVWNEATTLVQAGYEVSVICPVGSGALARHEIIDGIHIYRHPLFEARTMYFYFVEYSVSLFWEFLLAFRVYFERGFDVIHACNPPDLIFLVGGFFKLFFGKKFVFDHHDINPELFEAKFGKTNFLYRIIVALERWTFAIADISIATNNSYRSIATGRGRMKPDRVFVVRSGPNLERLRIVPPDPSLKKGRAYYVGYVGVLGGQEGLRYLLEAARYIIHDLKRSDVEFCIAGGGPELERLKALAVALDVADYVTFTGRISDEQLLKILNTADVCVNPDECNDMNDKSTMNKIMEYMTLAKPIVQFDLTEGRFTAQEASLYARLNDPIDFADKILELLADEERRKRLGEFGRKRVLEHLAWPHEAPKLLEAYATLFQEDSQVVKSSA, encoded by the coding sequence ATGGCATTAGCTGGTGAGATCGCATTAACCGGTGCTTCGTCGCGCGCGAGGCGGATTCTAATCATCGTCGAAAACCTGCCGGTTCCATTCGATCGTCGCGTTTGGAACGAGGCTACGACGCTGGTGCAGGCGGGATATGAAGTTTCAGTGATTTGCCCGGTGGGTTCAGGCGCCCTCGCTCGTCATGAGATTATCGACGGCATCCACATCTACCGACATCCGCTCTTCGAAGCACGGACAATGTATTTCTATTTTGTGGAATACAGTGTCTCGCTGTTTTGGGAGTTTCTTCTTGCGTTCCGGGTTTATTTTGAACGTGGTTTTGACGTTATTCACGCATGCAATCCACCGGATCTAATTTTTCTGGTCGGAGGGTTCTTCAAGCTGTTTTTCGGAAAGAAATTTGTCTTCGATCATCACGACATCAATCCCGAGTTGTTCGAGGCGAAGTTCGGCAAAACCAATTTTCTATATCGAATTATCGTTGCACTTGAACGCTGGACCTTTGCCATTGCGGACATTTCGATAGCGACGAACAATTCGTATCGCTCCATTGCGACGGGACGCGGTCGAATGAAGCCGGACCGTGTTTTTGTTGTCCGCTCGGGCCCCAATCTTGAACGTTTGAGGATTGTTCCTCCGGATCCTTCGCTCAAGAAGGGGCGTGCCTACTACGTCGGTTATGTCGGAGTTCTGGGCGGCCAGGAGGGGCTGCGCTATTTGTTGGAGGCGGCGAGGTATATCATCCATGATCTGAAACGCAGCGATGTAGAATTTTGCATCGCCGGCGGTGGACCGGAGCTGGAGAGGCTTAAAGCGCTTGCAGTCGCGCTTGATGTTGCGGACTACGTAACTTTCACGGGCCGAATTTCAGATGAGCAACTGCTCAAAATTCTGAATACCGCCGACGTTTGCGTTAATCCCGATGAATGCAACGATATGAACGATAAATCGACCATGAACAAAATCATGGAGTATATGACGCTCGCCAAGCCGATTGTGCAATTCGATCTAACCGAAGGTCGATTTACTGCTCAAGAGGCGTCTCTCTACGCCCGCTTGAACGATCCGATCGATTTTGCCGACAAGATACTGGAACTGCTGGCTGACGAAGAGAGGCGAAAGCGACTTGGAGAATTTGGACGGAAGCGTGTACTTGAGCACCTTGCCTGGCCACATGAAGCGCCGAAATTGCTCGAGGCCTACGCCACGCTGTTTCAGGAGGATTCGCAAGTTGTGAAATCCTCGGCTTGA